In the Scyliorhinus canicula chromosome 23, sScyCan1.1, whole genome shotgun sequence genome, one interval contains:
- the LOC119956267 gene encoding CCR4-NOT transcription complex subunit 3-like isoform X11, with amino-acid sequence MERFKIVERETKTKAYSKEGLGSATKVDPAQKEKEEICQWLTNTIDTLNMQVDLFESEMETLSAVTRKKKGEKEKQDRLEELKQHIERHRYHIKMLETLLRMLDNSTIEVDQIKKIKDDVEYYVDSSQDPDFKENEFLYDDLDLEEIAQTSIMATSPASNSNSNVEDELFNPCNSTPTSTTSSSPVPLSPANQSVENHEDERKRSRSDSEMSLSPAKVLGSKTHHGNNLPPSVSISQSAQGLNSTKTPTLPSNGSSNGGNKLLQSSKSYSLTQGTNSVSAYAAAVAAGTTTINTTSSFQSRPANAVPIPTSKQQNGTASYSAVVAENSMEHQNSYSLPSSTNSQPTGTTPLQNNVKEPVSVSVASTTNIIPVLAASQVNTQASNFSDLKPAPAMMNGPLPFVSQDLKGTNQDCDGILSHLLYERSSNSAQLKTNQLCCLTAPETRFSSNLEQAPETLSSLKSMAERAAVSAGLEEQVQSLHLNERDLFSTPSSQSNSMTSNVPQTTEVHLQPMLGVCPLSPVHLSKDQEYQLHMVESAWLHMPHPSDSERIRHYLPRNPCPTPPYHHQVPPVHSDTLEFYQRLSTETLFFIFYYLEGTKSQYLAAKALKKQSWRFHTKYMMWFQRHEEPKTITDEYEQAFFLTQQGTYIYFDYEKWGQRKKEGFTFEYRYLEDRDLQ; translated from the exons ATGGAAAGGTTCAAgatagtggagagagaaacaaagaccAAAGCCTATTCTAAAGAAGGGCTGGGATCAGCGACGAAGGTGGATCCTGCACAGAAGGAAAAGGAAGAAATCTGCCAGTGGCTAACG AATACGATAGACACGTTAAATATGCAG GTCGATCTTTTTGAAAGTGAAATGGAAACTTTGTCAGCGGTGACAAggaaaaagaaaggggaaaaagaG AAACAAGACCGGTTAGAAGAACTGAAGCAACACATCGAGAGGCACAGGTACCAcataaaaatgctggaaactctgcTGCGCATGTTAGACAACAGCACGATAGAAGTGGACCAGATCAAGAAGATCAAAGATGATGTTGAATACTATGTTGATTCCTCTCAGGACCCAGACTTTAAAGAAAATGAGTTTTTATACGATGATCTTGATCTTGAGGAGATAG CACAAACATCAATAATGGCAACATCACCAGCAAGTAACAGTAACAGCAATGTGGAAGATGAGCTTTTTAACCCGTGTAACAGCACTCCCACCTCTACGACATCAAGTTCTCCTGTACCGCTCAGTCCAGCCAACCAGTCTGTG GAAAATCACGAGGATGAACGGAAGCGGAGTAGGTCAGACAGCGAAATGAGCTTG TCCCCTGCAAAGGTTCTAGGCAGCAAGACGCACCATGGTAACAATCTCCCTCCATCCGTTTCTATTTCCCAGAGTGCGCAGGGGTTGAACAGCACAAAAACGCCGACCCTGCCCTCGAATGGATCCAGCAATGGTGGAAACAAGCTGCTACAATCCAGCAAGAGTTATTCACT GACACAGGGAACAAATTCCGTTTCTGCCTATGCAGCAGCTGTGGCAGCCGGAACCACCACAATCAACACCACCAGCTCATTCCAGTCGCGACCTGCCAATGCTGTGCCCATTCCCACCAGCAAGCAGCAAAATGGAACTGCAA GTTATAGTGCAGTGGTTGCTGAGAACAGCATGGAACATCAGAACAGCTACAGTCTTCCTTCCAGTACAAACAGCCAACCAACTGGCACAACTCCCTTACAGAATAATGT GAAGGAGCCAGTCAGTGTATCTGTAGCCAGCACAACAAACATCATCCCTGTTCTTGCAGCCAGTCAAGTTAACACCCAAGCCTCCAACTTCTCTGATCTTAAACCAGCACCAGCCATGATGAATGGACCCTTACCGTTTGTCTCTCAGGATTTAAAG GGCACCaatcaggactgtgatggaatactctcccactTACTGTATGAACGCAGCTCCAACAGCGCACAGCTCAAGACAAatcagctctgctgcctcacagcgccagagaccaggTTCAGTTCCAACCTTGAG CAGGCTCCAGAAACGCTGAGCTCCTTAAAAAGCATGGCAGAACGCGCAGCTGTGAGTGCAGGATTGGAAGAACAGGTTCAGTCATTGCACTTGAACGAGAGAG ATCTCTTCAGCACCCCATCGTCACAGAGTAACTCGATGACGTCTAACgttccacaaacaacagaggttcaCCTTCAGCCGATGCTGGGCGTGTGCCCACTGAGCCCAGTACATCTTTCTAAGGACCAAGAATACCAGCTGCACATGGTGGAATCCGCCTGGCTTCACATGCCTCATCCATCAGACTCTGAGAGGATACG ACACTACCTCCCACGTAATCCATGTCCCACACCGCCTTATCACCATCAGGTCCCCCCAGTCCATTCAGATACACTCGAGTTCTACCAGCGATTGTCAACTGAAACCCTTTTCTTCATCTTTTACTACCTAGAG GGGACCAAGTCCCAGTATTTAGCTGCTAAAGCTTTGAAGAAACAATCCTGGAGATTCCACACCAAATATATGATGTGGTTTCAGAGACATGAAGAGCCAAAAACCATCACCGATGAATATGAACAG GCTTTTTTTCTGACCCAACAGGGAACATACATTTACTTTGACTATGAGAAATGGGGCCAGAGAAAGAAAGAAGGCTTCACGTTTGAGTACAGATACTTGGAGGACAGGGACCTGCAGTAA